TTCGGAAGCGGGAAGTCCAAACCAGTCTTCATATCCCTTGTTATTAAAGCGATAAAGCTGCTGGATATCAACATAAGAAATCTGGACAGGCACAGCATTTGTAATTAGCCGCAGTTGCTCTTCTTGTTGATTTAGTGCTGCTTCTGCTTGTTTGCGTTCTGTGATATCGCGTTGAGTTCCCCACGCTCTAACTAAAAGACCATTTTCGACAATTCCCACCAGATTATTCAAAAAATATTTGGAATTACCTTGCTTATCTATTTCGTGAGATTCTGCATCGATTAATCGGTAGTTAGAACGGATAAAATTACGCAGGTATGCAATATTATGTGGATCGGAGGGAATGAGAAAATCTCCTAGTCTGGCGTTGATAATTTCTTCAGCACGAGAACAGCCATACATCTGTGCCATCACATTGTTGCATTCGGCTAAGTAAACATATTGGTAAAAATGTTGAATTTGTTCATCTTCTGGACAGTCTGGCGAAATTGGTACTTCTAGTTCAATGCACCAAATACCTTCTGAACTCTGCTCTAAAAAAGCGCGGTAGCGTTCTTCGCTTTGGCATAGGGCAAGCTCTACCTGTTTGCGTTCGCTTAAATCAAGGACAAAAGAGATAATATCGTTAGAATTATTCTCTAACAAAGCAGAACCTAGCAGGATGGGAACACAGTTCTGATCTTTGCGGATGTATTCGTTCTCAAAAGGCTGACATACTCCTTTGGCTTTGAGTTCTGCGATCGCACTGTTGTTTGCTTCAATATATTTTGGTGGGATCATATCGCGCCATCTAACCCGCCCGGCAAGTAAATCTTCTTGCGAATAACCTACCATTCGTAAAAAAGCATCATTGGCTTCTGCGATCGCCCCATCCATATTGGCTACAATTATCCCAATAATGTTGGACTCTACCAACCTTCTAAACTTTGCCTCGCTCACTTTTAACTTCTGCAAACTCATTTGAAGATGTTGTTTGGCAGTGCGTAACTCTGAGTTTAGCAAGGTGATGAATGTTGTCACCAGGACAAACAAGCCTAACCGTCTTATGTTGTCTAGACTCGCAACCGAGAGCGAAAACACTGGCTCTAAGAAAAAATAGCTAACAGTTAAAGTAGACAAAGCAGTAGCCAGCAGCCCTGCTTCCATACCACCATACCAAGCACTAACCGCCACGGCAGCAAAAAACAGCAGGAAAATAGTTGGTTTCAGTAGTGGCTGTAGCAATAGTGTTAGTAGCAATGCGCTACCAACAGCCAATAGTGCAACAGCATAGGGTGCTAGAAGGGAACGTGTTCCTTTCAATGTGGCTTCTCCTTTTATGCAGCTAGCTAAAGGATTATTCCCAAAATCAGCTAGAGAATGCGATGCGTTAACCAGTCTGCGTTCGCTTCTAGCGTCTCGTAGAGAGCGTCACAGCCCGTCGTAGACATCGCTCAATATTTATTATGCATCGAAATAATACACATTAAAGCAGTTATTTGCTGTGAATCTATCTAAAGGATTAAAGCTTAGTTTTAGCAGAGGTTAAACAACTAAGATTTATCGCTCTAATTATATACTTTATATTTCTCTATATCCGTCAAATAGCATACTTGTATTAGTTTTTAAAATTAACTTTTTTTAGGATATAAGTCATCATTTCTCCTTTGCCTTTAACCTGAATCAAACCTCGTTTATCGAATAAGTATTTATCTTTTAAAAGCTGATAAGTTGCTTCACAAACCTGGATATTACCGGCTATTCCATGTGATTCCATTCTACTAGCAGTATTTACTGTATCTCCCCAGAGATCGTAAGCAAACTTTTTCAGACCAATCACTCCCGCTACAACTGGCCCTGTACTAATGCCAATACGGATGCTAAATAATTGATTATTTTCTGCATTAAAGATAGCTATAGCATTTTGCATATCCAACGCCATATTAGCTATTGCTAAAGCATGATCCTTAGACTGATTTGGCAATCCGGCAACAGCCATATATGCGTCGCCAATAGTCTTGATTTTCTCTACCTTGTGAAGTTCTGCTAATTGGTCAAACAAACAGAATATTGTATTTAATAACTCGACTAATTCCGTAGGAGATGTACGAGCTGAAAGCTCTGTAAAACCAACAATATCGGCAAATAATACCGTAACTTCCATAAAACTATCAGCAATAGTTGTAGGCTGTTGTTTTAATTGTTCCGCAATCATTCCTGGCAAAATATTTAGTAGCAGCCGTTCCGATTTTTGCTGCGCCAGTTCCATTGCTTTACGCGCATAAAATTCTTTTTTTCGCAAGCGTTCGTATAAAAATACAGAAAATACACAAATTATGCAAGTCCAAAAGAAGTATAATCCTTGTTCAACATAAAAAGCTGATGGATTCTTCAATATAGGATTATATAAGAAATATAAGATTAAATAGCAAAGTATTGTTCCGAGTTGAGATATTAAATGCATCCACCATTGAACTGGTATAATTGTAGCCTGAGTAAGAAACATCAAAGTCCAAATATTGCTTCTAGGTTCCAGATTATTAAACAACAAAGCTATATCAATTTGGACAACACAAGTTACAGCCCAGCATAAACTCAAAAAAATTAAGTCAGGATGGCGACGACCAATAGAAGTTTTACATAAACCCCAACAAATAAAAATGAATAATTCTACGACAATCCCAATTTTAAAAGCGTATATCTTGGCTTCTAGATATGAATTTGCCCAAAGGAAAAAAGCGATTAAAGTCAAGCCAGCTACCAGCATAATCTGGGCCTGCAATTGCAGCCGTTTTAGTAGAAAGCTCTGTCGCTGTTCTTTGTAGGATTCGGCAAGGTTATTGTTGGTTTGCCGATTGGACATTCCGTGACTAATGAGGGCATCTAGTTGGGTTTTGTCAGAGTTAATTGGATGAATCATGCACTTTTTACGTTATTAGTAATCAATAGACTAGGGAATGGGGCATGGCGAATGGAAAAATTACCAATGCCCAATCCCCCATACCCAATCCCCAATACCCAATTCCCATAAATGGCTCGTACCCCTACACTAAATTTTGATCGTGGCACATTAATTTTGCATCCACCACCACGCGGCAAAGGTTGGATGGATTATGCGACGTGGGATGATAGAGTTGAAAAATTCCGCATTCCAGCAATTAGATACCGATCGCTAGTAGAAGCACTACAAGCGGAAGATGTGAATTTTATCGATGAGGCCAAGCAATTTTATCCTGTAGATTTGGTTCCCACTTTGGAAATGGAACCCTATCCCCACCAGACTGAGGCGTTAGCGGCTTGGAAACTGGCGGGTAGACAAGGGGTGGTTGTGCTTCCTACGGCGGCGGGAAAGACTTATTTAGCGCAAATGGCGATGCAGTCAACGCCCCGCACAACGCTAATTGTGGTGCCAACTTTAGATTTAATGCATCAGTGGTATGCACATTTAGTAGCGGCTTTCCCCGATGCTGAGGTGGGATTGCTGGGAGGTGGTTCGCGGGATAGAACGGCGATTCTAGTTGCAACTTATGATAGTGCAGCAATTCACGCTGAGACGTTGGGAAATCAATATGCGCTGATTGTTTTTGATGAATGCCATCATTTACCGACAGATTTTAATCGGGTTATCGCTGAATATGCGATCGCACCTTATCGTCTGGGACTCTCTGCTACACCCGAACGTACTGATGGTAAACACGCTGATTTAAATATTCTCATTGGAGAAGAAGTATATCGCAAACGGGCCGAGGATTTGGCGGGGAAGGCGTTAGCAGAACATGAAATTGTCCAAATTAAGGTAAAGTTATCGCAACTTGAACGGGAAAGATACAACCAGTTAATTCAAACCCGCAACGACTTTTTGAAGCAATCGAAGATTTCTTTAGGAAGTCTGCAAGGTTGGCAAATGTTTGTGCAGATGAGTGCTAGATCGCAATCTGGACGTAGGGCGATGTTAGCGCACCGGGAAGCAAAAGATATTGCTTTGGGGACTGATGGGAAGTTGCGAATTCTGATTAATTTATTGGCAGAACATTATCCGGCAAGAATTTTAATTTTTACTGCTGATAATGCAACGGTTTACCGCATTTCTCAAGAGTTGCTAATTCCGGCTATTACTCATCAAACTCCTGTGAAGGAACGGCATGAGATACTAACTAAGTTTCGGGAGGGTAAATATAATACTTTGGTTGCTTCTCATGTGTTGAATGAAGGCGTTGATGTACCTGCGGCAACTGTTGCGATTATTTTATCGGGGACGGGTTCGGCTAGGGAGTATACTCAGCGCTTGGGAAGGATTTTACGGAAGGGGAATATTGAGAATAAGCAGGCGATTTTGTATGAGGTTGTGGCGGAGGATACAAGTGAGGAGGGGACTTCGGCTAGGCGGAGAGGGGAGAGGAATAACGAACCGCAGAGGCGCGGAGGGCGCAGAGAGGAAGAGGAGAAAAAGGGGAAGTTACAGGTTGTGTATGGGAGTGAGAAGGAAAGGAGTTTGAAGGCTGCGGAACAGTTAGAAATTAATTATTCAGTCCAAAATCCAAAACTTGTACTGAGCGAAGTCGAAGTATCTAAAATCCAGAATTCAGATGTTACCGACAGACTTACTGATGCATCGCCAAAACGGAGAGGAGATCATTCCGAAGAGACTGAAGATTGATCGGGGAACTTCGGATTTGGCGATTGAGTTAATTAATTATTTTCAATCAGCAGTGGGGAAGACTCAGGGTGTACTTGAGCGACAACTGACTGATTTTGAGGGAGATTCTACAGATTATCGGGTGAAGCGAGGGTTAGCTTATATTCTCAAAAGCAGTTTTTGCACTTTTGAGGTGGTTAGTCCTTTGGAACCACAAATGTTAAGAGAACGGGTGTTTTCGTTGGCGGCAAAATCGGTTTCTAGTCGAGAATCGACACAAATTACTTTGAGTAAAATTGCTGATGAGTTAACTCAAGAACTTGAGCGGGAAGTATTATTAGAACAGGTTCGTAATGGACTATACGCTGATTTATCTGAAAATAAAATTTTGACAGTGTTTGATGCACCAACAGCGCCAGATTTGTTAAATAGATATAACTTATCTCAAGTGCAGGGTGTGTTTTATAAAGCCAGTCAACTGGTGTTAAATGCTCATCGTAATGTTCCGGGTGAATATAAGCTGTTATTTCGCTATCTGAAGTTGTTTCAATTGATGGCTTATATTGAGGGCGATGCTGACCACGGGTTTACTATTACCATTGACGGGCCGACGAGTTTGTTTAATCCTAGTACACGATATGGGTTAGCGATCGCTAAACTTATTCCGGCTTTACTTCACGTTACTAAATGGAGTCTTTCTTCGATTCTCCAAACCCGCGACGCTTATACAAATGCTTGGAAAACTGGACGTTTCACCCTCAATTCTGAATGTGGTTTAGTATCCCACTATCCACCAGGGAAACCCTACGATAGTATGCTAGAAGCATCCTTTGCTGATAAGTGGGATGCTTTGAAAAGCGGCTGGGCATTAGAGCGAGAAGTTGATTTGATCCCAATCCCCGGTAGTGTGATGATTCCCGATTTTCGCTTAGTGCATTCTGATGGACGCACTTTCTTATTAGAAATTGTTGGTTATTGGCGACCAGAATATTTACAAAAAAAGTTTTCTCAGGTGCGGCGGGCTGGACGTGATGACTTAATTTTGGCAATTTCTGAAAGACTTAATTTAGAAAAGGCGGGAGTAAAATTAAATGATGTCCCCGCCAGAATTGTTTGGTTTAAAGATAAGTTATTGCCGAAAGCTGTCTTAGCTGTAATGGATTGATTATGGGAGTGGGAACTGGGTTACTTGGTATTGGATATTTCATATTTGGAAAAGTCTTCCCTAATTCCCAGTCCCTAGTCCCTACTTAGAACGGCGCGATGCAGACGAACGAGCCCCAGGCTTCTCGCCATTAGTCGCGGGTGGTGCTGCTTTACGTTTAGCCGATGTCCGTGGTAACGGTTTAGGAGTCCGAGGCGATCGCTTTTCACCTCCAGATTTGGGTCTGTGTTGCCGTCCATTAGGGATTGGTTCGGCCGTTGTATCGGGGTTAGGGCCAAAGCCAGCAACTACTTCCCTTGGCAAACGCTGCTCAATCAGTTTTTCGATATCTGTCAATAAACTGTATTCATCGACGCACACCAGCGATACGGCTTCACCTGACGCACCAGCACGACCAGTTCGCCCAATGCGATGAACATAATCTTCCGGTACATTAGGTAAATCGAAGTTGACTACATGGGGTAGTTCGCTGATGTCAAGACCTCTAGCAGCAATGTCTGTCGCCACCAATACCTGTAAGCTACCATTCTTGAACTTTGCCAGAGCATTGGTACGCACCGGCTGACTCTTATTCCCGTGGATTGCAAGTGCTTGAATGCGGTCTTCACCCAACTGCTTGACTAAACGGTCAGCGCCATACTTAGTACGAGTAAACACTAGCACTTGATACCAATTATCGCGCCGAATCAGGTGAGCAAGTAATTGGCGTTTCTTGTCACGGTCTACTTGGTAAATTTTTTGGGCGATCGTCTCGGCGGTGACGTTGCGGCGTGCTACCTCAATCATCTTCGGGTTATTGAGTAGTCCGGCGGCTAGCGCTTTAATTTTGTCTGAAAAAGTAGCGAAGAATAGCAAATTTTGTCGCTGTTTGGGCAAAATTGCAAGGATGCGGCGGATATCATGGATAAAGCCCATGTCCAGCATCCGATCTGCTTCATCTAGAACTAAAACCTCAATATGTGACAGGTTCAGCGTGCCCTGCTGTACGTGATCCAGCAATCGCCCTGGAGTAGCAACCAAGATATCCACTCGGTTCTTCAAACGCTGTTTTTGCAGATTAATACCGACTCCCCCAAACATCACCATTGAGTTGAGCTGCAAGTATTTGCCGTACTCGCGCACGCTTTCTTCCACTTGGGCTGCGAGTTCACGAGTCGGGGTGAGAATCAGTGCCCGGATCGGGCGGTATCCATTAGATGTAACTTTGACGTTCTTCTCGGACGATAACCGATGTAGAAGCGGTAAGGTAAAACTAGCGGTTTTTCCAGTGCCAGTTTGTGCCCCAGCTAGTAAATCGCTACCCGATAAGACGGCAGGAATCGCCTGTCTCTGAATTGGCGTAGGTTCGGTGTAGCCTCGCTCTGTAACCGCACGGATAATTTCATTGGACAAGCCGAGAGTAGAAAAATTCATAAAACTCCAAAAGTAACATCGGCCTGTCGCCAATGGCGGCGTCAGTCTTAGGCGGACGGATAAAAAAGTCTTGAAAGGCTGGATGGGCAGTAACGCAAAGACTGAAGAGCGAGTGCCGCAGTCCCACATTCTAACAGATTGTAGTTCATTGTGTGGTTAAAGTTGCTCTGATTCAGTGTTGTGTTAAATTAGCATTACTTGGAATGTAAAGTATTGAACAATTAGGAGAAATTCGTTATCGCAATCCAAAAGCAACTGATTAATTCACAAATCAAGTCACCTCATGTCTTCTTGATTGACCATGAGAATAACAATCGTGGTCTGATCGACACCAATGAGGCGCTACAGTTGGCCGAGAGCTTAGAGCTTGACTTGGTTGTAGTCTCTCAAGGTAAAGAGGCCCCAATTGCCAAAATCCTGAATTATGGTAAGCTTCAGTATCAAAAGAAAAAACGTCAGAGCCAGAGTGCTAGACCTACGGTAAAAGAAGTTCGTTTCGGTTTAAACGTGGGTGTGGCTGATTACAATTTACGTATTGAAAAAGCAGTTGGTTGGTTGAGTAAAGGCGATTCAGTGAAGTTTGCCATTCGTTTACGAGGCCGAGAACATCAATATCGTGACCAAGCGGGAGAACTGCTAGACAGAATTGCAAAAGACCTCAGTCAAGTAGGTAAAATCCAGTCACTGGATAAACGCTCATTAATTGTTCAAGTCATTCCTGCCTAGTTAATCTTGCGATCGCTGGAGGATGTATTTGTGCCAGCTTTTGAAACTCCCACGGACATGAAAACATTGCTATTGCTCGTTTTCAGATCAAGCCGTGGGATTTTAGCTCCAAGCTAAGAAACCAAAAAAGCCAGAGCATAGGCAACAGCACTCCATCAGCTAACAATGGGACATAGCCAATCAATCGGCGCATTTAGTGATTAGGTGTGTTAACGCATCAATCAAGCGATCGCTTTCCATTGGCACAATGTCCTGTCCATGCATCACATTTTGAGTAATATGAAAATGCACTAATGTTCCTAAGAGGATTCTCGCTGTTGCTTCTGGATCGGGTATCTTTAGTTCCGGAGCCTCCAAGTACTGAGTAAGAGTTTCCACTACTGGCTTAATCATCACCCGAACACAAATTTGAGCTAACTCAGGAAAACGCCCAGATTCCCCTATTAGTACTCGCATAAATGCACTATGTTCTTGGTCATTAATCATCTGCTCTAATGCTTTGGTTACTATTTGGCGCAGTATGGCGGCTGGTTCTCCCTCAATAGGTTCTGTGCCAAAAATGGAGCTGTTCTTTTTGCTTGTCAGTTGCTCTAACAGTACTTTAAAAAGTCCTTCTTTATCTTGAAAGTGGCTGTAGACTGTCGCTTTAGAAACACCTGCTGCTACCGCTACCCGATCCATGCTTGTTCCAGCATAGCCATTTTGAAGGAACTCTTGCATTGCTCCTTGCAGAATTTGCTCCACTTTATCAACGGAATTGTCTCGATCCACTTCGCCAGTTTTGATGCGTACCATTTATTAATCATCCTTTCTTATAAACAATATTAATAGATGCTGCAAAATGCCCCAGTACAAAATGGCGAAAATAAATATACCCTTTCATAAAGCCCAAAAGCCTTTATTATCAGCTTTCCTCGCTTCTACTTTCTTCTAGTAGACAATCAATCCCAATAGGGAATAGCATTCCCCTGCATAATGCCTTTTTGATTGACAAGTTTAGTTATATCATCTTGACTAAACTAGTCCGTTTAGTTTAGCATAAATTGAACTGAACAGTTTAGTACAAGTTGCTACTGGTGGTAAGGGGAAAATAGTATGGAGCAAAACAGGAATTCAGAGGGTCTAAGGTCTTCTCAGAATCTTGTGCGATCGCCTGTTCTACTTGCAATAATTACATCTCTAGCAATAGGCGGAATCAGCGTTTATGCTGTGATGAAGCTTCAGGCTACAGCTAATGAGAAGCAAAAGACATCAGTAGCGATTCAGCCTGTGGTAAAAACAGTCACAGCATTAGGGCGGCTAGAACCAAAGGGAGAAGTAATAAAACTATCAGCGCCTTCTTCTAATGAAGGAAATCGGGTAGAGCAACTATTGGTGAAAGAAGGCGATGCCATCAAAGCTGGGCAGGTAGTTGCGATTATGGACAACCGCGATCGCCTCCAAGCGACTTTGGGTGAAGCAGAAAAACAAGTTAAAGTTGCTAAATCCCGCCTTAACCAGGTAAAAGCTGGAGCCAAACAGGGAGAAATTGGAGCGCGTCAAGCTACCGTGAATCGTCTGCAAGTAGAATTAGAAGGAGACATTAAAACTCAGCAAGCCACAATTAACCGTATAGAAGCAGAACTCCTTGGGCAACAACGGAGCTTGCAAGCAACAGTGGCTCGCGTAGCAGCCGAGAGACGTAATGCCCAAGCTGAGGTACAGCGCTACGAGACTTTATATAAAGCAGGAGCAATTTCTAGCCAGGAAGTTGATAGCAGACGTTTAAGTGCAGAAACTTCCACTCAAGCGTTAATTGAAAGCCAAGCCACTCAGACAAGAACTGTGGCTACCCTACAACAGCAACTTAACGAAGCAAAAGCTAACCAGGATAAAACCCTCGCCAGCTTACAACAGCAGATTAACGAAGCAAAAGCTAACCTGAATCAAACTGCTGAAGTCCGTCCCACAGATATAGCAAATGCACAGGCAGAGATAGAGAGCGCTCAAGCCACCGTGGAGAAAATTAAAGCAGAACTGGCGCAAGCATACATTGTGGCTCCTAAAGCCGGTCGAATTTTGGAGATTAATACACGAGCCGGAGAAACTGTTGGCGATGAAGGAATTGTGGCTCTAGGCCAAACCGACCAGATGTATGCAGTGGTAGAAGTCTACCAAAGTGATATCAAGAGAGTGCGTCCGGGACAGGATGTGCGGGTCAGCAGTGATTCCCTACGCAATGAATTAGAGGGAAGAGTAGATTGGATTGGTATGCAGGTAAAGCGGCAAAATCTGATCAACGCCGATCCCTCTAGCAATATTGATGCCAGAGTAGTGGAAGTTCATGTGCAACTGAATAAACTATCTAGCCAAAACGCTTCTAGCTTAACTAATTTGCAAGTCAAGGCGGTAATTGAACTGTGATTGGATTTATCCAGCAACTGCGGCGGCGAACACCTTTAGGATGGTTGCAACTGAGTCACGAAAAAGGTCGTCTGTTGGTGGCATTGTCAGGCATTGCCTTTGCTGATGTTCTGATGTTCATGCAGCTAGGGTTTCAGACTGCCTTGTTTGAAAGTAATACAATCTTGCATCGGAG
The Nostoc punctiforme PCC 73102 genome window above contains:
- a CDS encoding DEAD/DEAH box helicase; protein product: MNFSTLGLSNEIIRAVTERGYTEPTPIQRQAIPAVLSGSDLLAGAQTGTGKTASFTLPLLHRLSSEKNVKVTSNGYRPIRALILTPTRELAAQVEESVREYGKYLQLNSMVMFGGVGINLQKQRLKNRVDILVATPGRLLDHVQQGTLNLSHIEVLVLDEADRMLDMGFIHDIRRILAILPKQRQNLLFFATFSDKIKALAAGLLNNPKMIEVARRNVTAETIAQKIYQVDRDKKRQLLAHLIRRDNWYQVLVFTRTKYGADRLVKQLGEDRIQALAIHGNKSQPVRTNALAKFKNGSLQVLVATDIAARGLDISELPHVVNFDLPNVPEDYVHRIGRTGRAGASGEAVSLVCVDEYSLLTDIEKLIEQRLPREVVAGFGPNPDTTAEPIPNGRQHRPKSGGEKRSPRTPKPLPRTSAKRKAAPPATNGEKPGARSSASRRSK
- a CDS encoding adenylate/guanylate cyclase domain-containing protein gives rise to the protein MSNRQTNNNLAESYKEQRQSFLLKRLQLQAQIMLVAGLTLIAFFLWANSYLEAKIYAFKIGIVVELFIFICWGLCKTSIGRRHPDLIFLSLCWAVTCVVQIDIALLFNNLEPRSNIWTLMFLTQATIIPVQWWMHLISQLGTILCYLILYFLYNPILKNPSAFYVEQGLYFFWTCIICVFSVFLYERLRKKEFYARKAMELAQQKSERLLLNILPGMIAEQLKQQPTTIADSFMEVTVLFADIVGFTELSARTSPTELVELLNTIFCLFDQLAELHKVEKIKTIGDAYMAVAGLPNQSKDHALAIANMALDMQNAIAIFNAENNQLFSIRIGISTGPVVAGVIGLKKFAYDLWGDTVNTASRMESHGIAGNIQVCEATYQLLKDKYLFDKRGLIQVKGKGEMMTYILKKVNFKN
- the infC gene encoding translation initiation factor IF-3, encoding MIDHENNNRGLIDTNEALQLAESLELDLVVVSQGKEAPIAKILNYGKLQYQKKKRQSQSARPTVKEVRFGLNVGVADYNLRIEKAVGWLSKGDSVKFAIRLRGREHQYRDQAGELLDRIAKDLSQVGKIQSLDKRSLIVQVIPA
- a CDS encoding TetR/AcrR family transcriptional regulator produces the protein MVRIKTGEVDRDNSVDKVEQILQGAMQEFLQNGYAGTSMDRVAVAAGVSKATVYSHFQDKEGLFKVLLEQLTSKKNSSIFGTEPIEGEPAAILRQIVTKALEQMINDQEHSAFMRVLIGESGRFPELAQICVRVMIKPVVETLTQYLEAPELKIPDPEATARILLGTLVHFHITQNVMHGQDIVPMESDRLIDALTHLITKCAD
- a CDS encoding DUF790 family protein, which encodes MLPTDLLMHRQNGEEIIPKRLKIDRGTSDLAIELINYFQSAVGKTQGVLERQLTDFEGDSTDYRVKRGLAYILKSSFCTFEVVSPLEPQMLRERVFSLAAKSVSSRESTQITLSKIADELTQELEREVLLEQVRNGLYADLSENKILTVFDAPTAPDLLNRYNLSQVQGVFYKASQLVLNAHRNVPGEYKLLFRYLKLFQLMAYIEGDADHGFTITIDGPTSLFNPSTRYGLAIAKLIPALLHVTKWSLSSILQTRDAYTNAWKTGRFTLNSECGLVSHYPPGKPYDSMLEASFADKWDALKSGWALEREVDLIPIPGSVMIPDFRLVHSDGRTFLLEIVGYWRPEYLQKKFSQVRRAGRDDLILAISERLNLEKAGVKLNDVPARIVWFKDKLLPKAVLAVMD
- a CDS encoding HlyD family efflux transporter periplasmic adaptor subunit, with amino-acid sequence MEQNRNSEGLRSSQNLVRSPVLLAIITSLAIGGISVYAVMKLQATANEKQKTSVAIQPVVKTVTALGRLEPKGEVIKLSAPSSNEGNRVEQLLVKEGDAIKAGQVVAIMDNRDRLQATLGEAEKQVKVAKSRLNQVKAGAKQGEIGARQATVNRLQVELEGDIKTQQATINRIEAELLGQQRSLQATVARVAAERRNAQAEVQRYETLYKAGAISSQEVDSRRLSAETSTQALIESQATQTRTVATLQQQLNEAKANQDKTLASLQQQINEAKANLNQTAEVRPTDIANAQAEIESAQATVEKIKAELAQAYIVAPKAGRILEINTRAGETVGDEGIVALGQTDQMYAVVEVYQSDIKRVRPGQDVRVSSDSLRNELEGRVDWIGMQVKRQNLINADPSSNIDARVVEVHVQLNKLSSQNASSLTNLQVKAVIEL
- a CDS encoding DEAD/DEAH box helicase; translated protein: MARTPTLNFDRGTLILHPPPRGKGWMDYATWDDRVEKFRIPAIRYRSLVEALQAEDVNFIDEAKQFYPVDLVPTLEMEPYPHQTEALAAWKLAGRQGVVVLPTAAGKTYLAQMAMQSTPRTTLIVVPTLDLMHQWYAHLVAAFPDAEVGLLGGGSRDRTAILVATYDSAAIHAETLGNQYALIVFDECHHLPTDFNRVIAEYAIAPYRLGLSATPERTDGKHADLNILIGEEVYRKRAEDLAGKALAEHEIVQIKVKLSQLERERYNQLIQTRNDFLKQSKISLGSLQGWQMFVQMSARSQSGRRAMLAHREAKDIALGTDGKLRILINLLAEHYPARILIFTADNATVYRISQELLIPAITHQTPVKERHEILTKFREGKYNTLVASHVLNEGVDVPAATVAIILSGTGSAREYTQRLGRILRKGNIENKQAILYEVVAEDTSEEGTSARRRGERNNEPQRRGGRREEEEKKGKLQVVYGSEKERSLKAAEQLEINYSVQNPKLVLSEVEVSKIQNSDVTDRLTDASPKRRGDHSEETED